The Candidatus Accumulibacter similis genome has a segment encoding these proteins:
- the pstB gene encoding phosphate ABC transporter ATP-binding protein, with product MNTETFPTAKAGAELKAQAKALSFYYGDFQALKNIDFPVERNQVTALIGPSGCGKSTFLRCFNRMHDLYPNMRYEGEILLYPDGVNIVDRHVDPIEVRMRISMVFQKPNPFPKSIYENVAYGLRVRGVRNRSLIDEKVEEALRAAALWGEVRDRLDDLAFNLSGGQQQRLCIARALATDPEILLFDEPTSALDPIATAKIEELVSELKEKVTILIVTHNMQQAARVSAYTAFMYIGELIEFDDTKRIFTNPSSKLTEEYITGRFG from the coding sequence GTGAATACCGAGACCTTCCCCACCGCGAAAGCCGGCGCCGAACTGAAGGCGCAGGCAAAAGCCCTGAGCTTCTATTACGGCGACTTCCAGGCGCTGAAGAACATCGACTTCCCGGTCGAGAGAAACCAGGTGACCGCGCTCATCGGCCCCTCCGGCTGCGGCAAGTCGACCTTCCTGCGCTGCTTCAACCGCATGCACGACCTCTACCCGAACATGCGCTACGAAGGCGAGATCCTGCTCTATCCCGACGGCGTCAACATCGTCGACCGGCACGTCGATCCGATCGAGGTGCGCATGCGCATCTCGATGGTCTTCCAGAAACCGAATCCCTTCCCGAAGTCGATCTACGAGAACGTCGCCTACGGCCTGCGCGTTCGCGGCGTCCGCAACCGCTCGCTGATCGACGAGAAGGTCGAGGAGGCGCTGCGCGCCGCCGCCCTCTGGGGTGAGGTCCGCGACCGCCTCGACGATCTCGCGTTCAATCTCTCCGGCGGCCAGCAGCAGCGCCTGTGCATCGCCCGCGCGCTGGCGACCGACCCCGAGATCCTGCTCTTCGACGAACCCACCTCGGCGCTCGACCCGATCGCCACGGCCAAGATCGAGGAACTGGTCAGCGAGCTCAAGGAAAAGGTCACCATCCTGATCGTCACCCACAACATGCAGCAGGCGGCGCGCGTCTCGGCCTACACGGCGTTCATGTACATCGGCGAACTGATCGAGTTCGACGACACCAAACGCATCTTCACCAACCCGTCGTCGAAACTCACCGAGGAGTACATCACCGGCCGCTTTGGCTGA
- the pstA gene encoding phosphate ABC transporter permease PstA — MIPKSIGASASESGVAELRRLIARHKMWDWLFGLLGTLALLFATLVFAALFGQMLINGAPHLSWDFFTSFPSRRAASAGILSAWVGTVLVMLVTALVAVPLGIGAGIYLEEYARKNLLTDIIEINVTNLAGVPSIIYGLLALGLFVYQFGLGQSIAAAGLTLALLILPVVIVATREAIRTIPQNIREGAYACGSSKWQVVSHHIIPYSLPGIMTGVIIGLARAIGETAPIITIGALTFIAFLPPSPFSSPDHLLSFEWLLAPFTVMPIQMFNWISRPEEAFQANAAAAGLVLLLMTLSMNALAIWIRHHFRKKIKW, encoded by the coding sequence ATGATTCCGAAATCGATTGGCGCTTCCGCCTCCGAATCCGGCGTCGCCGAACTGCGGCGCCTGATCGCCCGCCACAAGATGTGGGACTGGCTCTTCGGCCTGCTCGGCACCCTTGCCCTGCTGTTCGCGACCCTGGTCTTCGCCGCGCTCTTCGGCCAGATGCTGATCAACGGCGCGCCGCACCTGTCGTGGGATTTCTTCACCAGCTTTCCCTCGCGCCGCGCGGCCAGCGCCGGCATCCTCTCGGCCTGGGTGGGAACGGTCCTGGTGATGCTGGTGACGGCGCTCGTCGCCGTGCCACTCGGCATCGGTGCGGGCATCTACCTCGAGGAGTACGCGCGCAAGAACCTGCTGACCGACATCATCGAGATCAACGTCACCAACCTCGCCGGCGTGCCGTCGATCATCTACGGTCTGCTCGCTCTCGGTCTTTTCGTCTACCAGTTCGGACTCGGCCAGAGCATCGCCGCCGCCGGGCTGACGCTCGCCCTGCTGATCCTGCCGGTGGTCATCGTCGCCACGCGCGAGGCGATCCGCACCATCCCGCAGAACATCCGCGAAGGGGCCTACGCCTGCGGCTCGAGCAAATGGCAAGTGGTCTCGCACCACATCATCCCCTACTCCCTGCCGGGCATCATGACGGGGGTCATCATCGGCCTCGCCCGGGCGATCGGCGAGACGGCACCGATCATCACCATCGGCGCGCTGACCTTCATCGCCTTCCTGCCACCGTCGCCGTTCTCCAGCCCCGATCACCTGCTCTCCTTCGAGTGGCTGCTGGCACCCTTCACCGTCATGCCGATCCAGATGTTCAACTGGATCTCGCGGCCCGAGGAAGCCTTCCAGGCCAACGCCGCCGCTGCCGGACTGGTGCTGCTGCTGATGACGCTGTCGATGAACGCCCTCGCCATCTGGATTCGTCATCACTTCCGCAAGAAGATCAAATGGTGA
- the pstC gene encoding phosphate ABC transporter permease subunit PstC has translation MMSSILPLKHPPQVLAATPATLRQGWSSARLRRRLAERAIETLLLLAAMVSVFTTAAIVAILVWESVVFFRSVPLLDFLTDTQWTPLFDDAHFGILALLSGTLTTTIVALLVAVPLGTILAIYLSEFAPFRVREVAKPFLELLGGIPTIVYGYFALLFVTPVLQRIYPELPGFNMLSAGLVMGIMIIPYVSSLSEDAMRAVPMHMREASYAMGATRLQTALFVVTPAALSGLASSYILGISRAVGETMVVAIAAGMQPNFSFDPREPAATITAYIVQVALGDLPHGSIGYQTIFAAGLTLLLITLVFNIIGHFLRKHFREAY, from the coding sequence ATGATGAGCAGCATCCTTCCCCTGAAACACCCGCCACAGGTCCTGGCGGCGACGCCAGCCACGCTGCGGCAGGGATGGTCGTCGGCACGGCTGCGCCGCCGCCTGGCCGAACGTGCGATCGAGACCCTGCTGTTGCTGGCGGCGATGGTCTCCGTATTCACCACTGCTGCCATTGTCGCGATCCTCGTCTGGGAGTCGGTCGTCTTCTTCCGCAGCGTTCCGCTGCTCGACTTTCTCACCGACACGCAGTGGACGCCGCTCTTCGACGACGCCCACTTCGGCATCCTGGCTCTGCTCTCGGGAACGCTGACGACGACGATCGTCGCGCTGCTGGTCGCGGTGCCGCTCGGCACCATTCTCGCCATCTACCTCTCCGAGTTCGCCCCGTTTCGCGTGCGCGAGGTCGCCAAGCCCTTCCTCGAGCTGCTTGGCGGCATCCCGACGATCGTCTACGGCTACTTCGCACTGCTCTTCGTGACTCCGGTGCTGCAGAGGATCTACCCGGAGCTGCCGGGCTTCAACATGCTCTCGGCCGGACTGGTGATGGGCATCATGATCATTCCCTACGTCAGCTCGCTGTCCGAGGATGCCATGCGGGCAGTGCCGATGCACATGCGCGAAGCCTCCTACGCGATGGGCGCGACGCGGCTGCAGACAGCGCTCTTCGTCGTCACTCCGGCGGCGCTTTCGGGCCTCGCCTCTTCCTACATCCTCGGCATCTCGCGCGCCGTCGGCGAGACCATGGTCGTCGCCATCGCCGCCGGCATGCAGCCGAACTTCAGCTTCGACCCACGCGAACCGGCCGCGACGATCACCGCCTACATCGTGCAGGTGGCGCTCGGCGACCTGCCGCACGGATCGATCGGTTACCAGACGATCTTCGCCGCCGGCCTGACGCTGCTGCTGATCACCCTCGTGTTCAACATCATCGGCCACTTCCTGCGCAAACATTTCCGCGAGGCCTACTGA
- a CDS encoding PstS family phosphate ABC transporter substrate-binding protein, with the protein MMNQPARQSTAAVIAMLGGLLLGPSAFAAPPVVKVDGSSTVFPITEAVAEEFQKARKGAINVTVGISGTGGGFKKFCRGETDIANASRPILKKEMDDCSKAGIRYYELPVAYDALTVMVNPQNSFIKSMTVAELKKIWEPGAQGRINSWKDVNPAWPDQKLKLYGAGADSGTFDYFTEAIVGKAKSSRGDYTASEDDNVLVQGIAGDKGALGYFGFAYYIENQKKLKAVAIDGGNGPVAPTPENVDNGSYQPLSRPIFIYVSEKSLDKPEIRDFVDFYMKSARPLVQEVKYIPLPAKAYSLNLDHIARKKLGTVFGGQNETGLTIEQLMKREAQL; encoded by the coding sequence ATGATGAATCAGCCTGCACGCCAATCGACTGCCGCCGTCATCGCCATGCTGGGCGGCCTGCTTCTCGGCCCGTCGGCCTTCGCCGCGCCACCCGTGGTCAAGGTCGACGGTTCGAGTACCGTCTTCCCGATCACCGAAGCGGTCGCCGAAGAGTTCCAGAAGGCCCGCAAGGGTGCGATCAACGTCACCGTCGGCATCTCCGGCACCGGCGGCGGCTTCAAGAAGTTCTGCCGTGGCGAGACCGACATCGCCAACGCCTCGCGGCCGATCCTGAAGAAGGAGATGGACGACTGCAGCAAGGCCGGCATCCGCTATTACGAGTTGCCGGTCGCCTACGATGCGCTGACGGTGATGGTGAACCCGCAGAACAGCTTCATCAAGAGCATGACCGTCGCCGAACTGAAGAAGATCTGGGAACCCGGCGCCCAGGGCAGGATCAACAGCTGGAAGGACGTCAACCCGGCATGGCCGGACCAGAAGCTCAAGCTCTACGGCGCCGGCGCGGACTCGGGCACCTTCGACTACTTCACCGAAGCGATCGTCGGCAAGGCCAAGTCGAGCCGCGGCGACTACACGGCCTCCGAAGACGACAACGTGCTGGTGCAGGGAATCGCCGGCGACAAGGGGGCGCTCGGCTACTTTGGCTTCGCCTATTACATAGAGAACCAGAAGAAGCTCAAGGCGGTGGCCATCGACGGTGGCAATGGACCGGTCGCGCCGACGCCGGAGAACGTCGATAACGGCAGCTATCAGCCGCTCTCGCGACCGATCTTCATCTACGTCAGCGAGAAGTCGCTCGACAAGCCCGAGATCAGGGATTTCGTCGACTTCTACATGAAGAGCGCGCGACCGCTGGTGCAGGAGGTCAAGTACATCCCGCTGCCGGCGAAAGCCTACAGCCTCAACCTGGACCACATCGCCCGCAAGAAGCTCGGCACCGTCTTCGGCGGCCAGAACGAAACCGGACTGACCATCGAGCAACTGATGAAGCGCGAGGCGCAACTCTGA